From one Triticum aestivum cultivar Chinese Spring chromosome 4B, IWGSC CS RefSeq v2.1, whole genome shotgun sequence genomic stretch:
- the LOC123092278 gene encoding protein ROLLING AND ERECT LEAF 2: protein MGSTRATSEDDKALVLCQERKRYVKEALDGRCAFAAAHFAYIQSLRHTGFALRKFVEPEVPTDSSLYTSTSATPEPPGMRHRSMNLSPSVSHPASDSFSPAPSPLSSGRFHVNHMKAGRNPARTVEEKVPVPVTATLETSSSVPIQTVHDLDDSSTFEAPPGTPPWDYFGLFQPVESQLSFHDEKESGHDFENADDIRRLREKEGIPELEEELEKSHAHAGDVRLSQQEKTPDVRDGEQSTMSGREDDFADSEDDFENPSSEPLVRMFKNRNDTPVENIVTDQSPAHLAADKVVSKNLVDKVALENIADKVALENIHSKTEEPKSDNKVLEPKSDNRVLDISMYETDETPVTSPVKEVASSVAAHPINGKSKEPFRDVRNGVKDLSTSMKEVEILFIKASDSGKEVPRMLEADKVNFRPLLTEERARGLKAPGFFATLFACCREQVPVPQPPPQADMKHLTWHRSVSSHSSSSRNPLGAASKVDVDGLTGNIFSGVYMNSGSHASTLDRLYAWERKLCDEVKASSTICRQYDEKCRYLRNQESRGESQMSVDRTRAVVKDLYSRICVAIQRIDMISKNIEDLRDKELQPQLEELIGSLTRMWETMLECHRHQHEIIKLVSNSGGIKVLIRSESQFQATLLLQVELKSLFSNFQRWIVSHRSYLNSLQSWLLKCVKSLRTKKKSRKKKDTNFQITNFAVAPIFTICEQWIQLLDELPIEDLEGGIKGLLADINHCMPRQEKRRGGSRSTFAIPNGGLNDEMRGIHRNDAHTDLQSSLESFLGKLEFFSDVSVHKYGELKKKVNTAKEKYEQQNK from the exons ATGGGATCTACACGAGCAACGAGTGAAGATGACAAGGCTCTTGTCTTGTGCCAGGAAAGAAAACGTTATGTGAAAGAAGCACTTGATGGGAGATGTGCATTTGCAGCTGCTCACTTTGCGTATATTCAGTCGCTGAGGCACACAGGATTTGCTCTGAGAAAATTTGTAGAACCTGAAGTGCCAACAGACTCTTCATTATACACATCAACATCTGCAACACCAGAGCCTCCTGGCATGAGGCATAGATCGATGAACCTCTCCCCATCTGTATCACATCCGGCCAGTGACTCCTTCTCCCCAGCTCCGTCCCCGTTATCTTCAGGGCGTTTCCATGTCAATCATATGAAAGCCGGGAGGAACCCAGCGAGGACTGTTGAGGAAAAGGTGCCTGTTCCTGTAACAGCAACTCTGGAGACTTCATCCTCAGTTCCCATTCAAACTGTACATGATCTGGATGATAGTTCTACATTTGAAGCTCCTCCAGGGACACCACCATGGGACTACTTTGGCCTTTTTCAACCTGTTGAGAGCCAGTTGTCATTTCATGATGAGAAGGAATCTGGTCATGATTTTGAAAATGCTGATGATATTAGGCGCCTTCGGGAGAAGGAAGGAATTCCAGAGCTTGAGGAGGAATTGGAGAAGTCGCATGCTCATGCTGGTGATGTTAGGCTCTCGCAACAGGAGAAAACTCCAGATGTCAGAGATGGGGAGCAATCTACTATGAGTGGAAGGGAGGATGATTTTGCAGACTCAGAAGATGATTTTGAGAACCCATCTTCTGAACCTTTAGTGCGGATGTTCAAGAACCGCAATGATACACCTGTTGAAAATATTGTAACAGATCAGTCACCTGCACATCTTGCTGCAGATAAGGTTGTCTCAAAAAATTTGGTAGATAAGGTTGCCTTGGAAAATATTGCAGATAAGGTTGCCTTGGAAAATATTCATTCCAAAACGGAGGAGCCGAAAAGTGACAACAAGGTACTTGAGCCAAAAAGTGACAATAGGGTACTTGACATTAGCATGTATGAAACTGATGAAACCCCTGTGACGAGCCCTGTGAAAGAAGTGGCATCTTCGGTTGCCGCTCATCCTATAAACGGGAAATCGAAGGAACCTTTTCGTGATGTTAGAAATGGGGTAAAGGACCTGTCTACATCCATGAAAGAGGTTGAAATCTTATTTATCAAGGCATCTGATTCTGGCAAAGAAGTCCCGAGGATGCTTGAAGCGGATAAAGTCAATTTCCGCCCTTTGCTAACCGAAGAAAGAG CACGTGGATTAAAGGCACCAGGCTTTTTTGCAACACTCTTTGCTTGCTGCAGGGAGCAAGTCCCTGTTCCTCAGC CTCCACCACAAGCCGACATGAAGCATCTTACCTGGCATAGATCAGTGTCTTCGCACTCTTCGTCATCAAGAAATCCTCTTGGGGCAGCATCGAAAGTTGATGTCGATGGTCTCACTGGAAATATCTTTAGTGGTGTATACATGAATTCTGGCAGTCACGCTTCCACACTGGATAGATTGTATGCATGGGAGAGAAAGCTCTGTGATGAAGTTAAG GCTAGCAGTACAATTTGCAGGCAGTATGATGAGAAATGTAGGTACCTGAGAAACCAGGAATCAAGAGGAGAAAGCCAAATGAGTGTTGACAGAACCCGTGCTGTTGTGAAGGATTTGTACTCCAGAATTTGTGTGGCCATTCAGAGAATTGACATGATTTCCAAGAACATAGAGGATCTGAGGGACAAAGAGCTTCAACCGCAGCTTGAAGAATTAATTGGAAG CTTAACTCGCATGTGGGAAACAATGCTCGAGTGTCACCGGCATCAACACGAGATTATTAAGCTAGTATCCAACAGTGGCGGTATAAAGGTCTTAATCCGGTCGGAATCACAGTTCCAAGCAACTCTACTCCTTCAGGTTGAACTAAAGTCACTATTTTCAAACTTCCAGAGATGGATAGTATCCCATAGATCTTACTTGAATAGCCTACAGTCATGGTTACTGAAGTGTGTGAAATCACTAAGGACGAAGAAAAAATCTAGAAAGAAGAAGGATACcaattttcaaataacaaattttgCTGTTGCACCCATATTTACAATCTGTGAGCAGTGGATTCAGTTACTGGACGAGTTGCCAATCGAAGACTTGGAAGGTGGCATTAAAGGTCTCCTTGCAGATATAAACCATTGTATGCCTCGTCAAGAGAAGAGGCGTGGTGGTTCAAGGTCTACATTCGCAATACCTAATGGAGGGTTGAATGATGAAATGAGGGGAATCCATAGAAATGACGCTCATACGGATTTACAGTCGAGCCTGGAGAGCTTCCTAGGGAAGCTTGAATTCTTCTCAGATGTTTCAGTGCACAAATATGGTGAACTCAAGAAAAAAGTTAATACGGCAAAGGagaaatatgagcaacagaatAAGTAA